A region from the Deltaproteobacteria bacterium genome encodes:
- a CDS encoding M23 family metallopeptidase, protein MKIADSYSVIIIPKDRAGVKRWVVSKQRVFGTLGLVLGCVLFTSVVCVGLVHYRHEYVATNELRTKGAQYQKERVRILARLNELESVVNQNKQFASKLETIVGLNQGKQIQAEVHRKSPFQLAAMDPSTLPGENAIFDETALKTFNLKTIDLTEEAKDVGQRLKEVYKANPDASYFWTSIPTVWPLRGWVTSDFGWRRSPISGGRQLHEGMDIASPYGTPVFSSGDGVVTFAGRHGGLGNQIIVDHGYGLATVYGHNSQILVKEGDHVKRGTLIARVGSTGRSTGPHLHYEVLVNGIPIDPTQFILEQL, encoded by the coding sequence ATGAAAATAGCCGATAGTTACAGCGTTATTATCATTCCAAAAGACAGGGCCGGTGTTAAGCGCTGGGTGGTTTCCAAACAACGGGTTTTTGGGACGTTGGGTTTGGTTTTAGGGTGTGTTCTCTTCACTTCTGTTGTTTGTGTCGGCCTAGTTCATTATCGCCACGAATATGTTGCCACCAATGAACTGCGTACCAAAGGGGCACAATACCAAAAAGAACGTGTCCGTATTTTGGCCCGTCTGAACGAATTAGAGTCTGTTGTAAATCAAAATAAACAATTTGCATCCAAATTGGAGACAATCGTTGGTCTCAATCAAGGGAAACAGATTCAGGCGGAGGTACACCGCAAGTCGCCCTTTCAACTCGCCGCAATGGATCCTTCAACTCTTCCCGGGGAAAACGCTATTTTTGATGAGACCGCTCTCAAAACTTTTAATCTCAAAACCATTGATCTCACCGAAGAGGCCAAAGACGTTGGTCAGCGTTTGAAAGAAGTCTACAAAGCCAACCCCGACGCCTCCTATTTCTGGACCTCCATTCCAACTGTTTGGCCCTTGCGCGGATGGGTCACCTCCGATTTCGGTTGGAGACGATCCCCCATTTCGGGTGGCCGCCAACTGCATGAGGGAATGGATATCGCAAGCCCTTACGGTACACCGGTTTTTTCCAGTGGAGACGGAGTCGTTACTTTTGCGGGGCGTCATGGCGGTTTGGGAAACCAGATCATTGTTGATCATGGTTATGGTTTAGCCACCGTTTACGGACACAATTCACAAATTCTTGTGAAAGAGGGAGATCATGTCAAACGGGGAACATTGATTGCCCGTGTCGGAAGTACTGGTCGCAGTACCGGTCCGCACCTCCACTATGAAGTTTTGGTCAACGGTATTCCG